The Neochlamydia sp. S13 genome has a segment encoding these proteins:
- the rpsH gene encoding 30S ribosomal protein S8: MAIPSDPVADFLTRIRNAAKAEHRYVDVSWSKLKENLAEILKLYGFIENYLVNKDQNHRGTIRLFLKYVEGRQPVIQGLKRVSKPGLRKYVGHEDIPHFYGGLGLSIVSTSQGLMAGNEARKRHIGGELLCLVW; encoded by the coding sequence ATGGCAATACCTAGTGATCCCGTAGCCGATTTCCTCACAAGGATTCGCAATGCTGCTAAAGCGGAACATCGTTATGTAGATGTTAGCTGGAGCAAGCTTAAAGAAAACCTTGCGGAGATTCTAAAATTATATGGCTTTATCGAAAATTATTTAGTAAATAAAGACCAAAATCACCGTGGAACTATCAGACTCTTCCTCAAATATGTTGAGGGTCGACAGCCTGTTATCCAAGGACTAAAAAGAGTATCAAAGCCAGGCCTACGAAAATATGTTGGACATGAAGATATTCCACACTTTTATGGTGGATTAGGTCTTTCTATTGTTTCTACTTCGCAAGGATTAATGGCAGGTAACGAAGCTCGTAAAAGACATATCGGTGGCGAATTGCTCTGCCTGGTATGGTAA
- the rplE gene encoding 50S ribosomal protein L5 — MSRLKKNYLEKVKPALQEKFGYTNPMNIPGLKKIVVNMGIAEPSKDKNAIQACVNELTLLSGQKPVITKAKKAISNFKLREGQPIGIKVTLRGVRMYDFLDRLSNIVSPRIRDFRGFPTKCDGQGNYTLGLDDQQVFPEINLDEVKRTQGMHITFVTSAESDAECVELLRLLGLPFNNLPVSVIA, encoded by the coding sequence ATGTCTAGGTTAAAGAAAAATTATCTAGAAAAGGTTAAGCCTGCGCTACAAGAAAAGTTTGGGTATACAAACCCTATGAACATCCCTGGTTTGAAAAAAATCGTGGTCAATATGGGTATCGCTGAACCTTCAAAAGATAAAAATGCTATTCAAGCTTGTGTTAATGAGTTGACCCTGTTGTCTGGACAAAAGCCGGTAATTACTAAAGCGAAAAAAGCTATTTCAAACTTTAAACTACGTGAAGGCCAACCAATAGGTATTAAGGTCACATTGCGTGGAGTAAGAATGTATGATTTCCTTGATCGTTTATCCAACATCGTGAGCCCACGTATACGTGACTTTAGGGGCTTTCCTACCAAATGTGATGGGCAAGGCAACTATACATTAGGACTTGATGATCAGCAGGTTTTTCCTGAAATTAATCTTGACGAAGTTAAACGTACGCAAGGGATGCACATTACCTTTGTTACAAGCGCCGAATCAGATGCTGAGTGTGTAGAGCTCCTCCGTCTGCTTGGACTCCCTTTTAATAACCTGCCGGTTTCGGTAATAGCTTAA
- the rplX gene encoding 50S ribosomal protein L24, translated as MTKVKTHKAIRKGDKVIAIAGNFKGQKGEVIARLGDKLLVQGLNLRKKHVKKSEAHPHGGIIELEKGIHISNLKVLNTEDNPVKLKAQKSDEGHKEWVYKQDDKHVVHRVVKKTKSKKS; from the coding sequence ATGACTAAAGTTAAAACACATAAAGCAATCCGTAAAGGCGACAAAGTGATCGCTATCGCGGGCAACTTTAAAGGACAAAAAGGTGAAGTGATTGCACGTTTGGGTGATAAACTCCTGGTGCAAGGGCTTAATCTGCGCAAAAAGCATGTTAAAAAAAGTGAAGCTCATCCCCATGGCGGTATCATTGAACTAGAGAAAGGTATTCATATCTCTAATTTAAAAGTGTTAAATACTGAAGATAACCCTGTTAAACTTAAGGCTCAAAAAAGTGATGAAGGCCATAAGGAATGGGTTTACAAGCAAGATGACAAGCATGTTGTTCATCGTGTTGTTAAAAAAACAAAATCTAAAAAGAGTTGA
- the rplN gene encoding 50S ribosomal protein L14 — protein MIQQETQLKVADNSGAKRVKCFKVLGGSKRRYAHVGDIIVCSVQEAEPEGGAKKGDVVKAVIVRTAAPIKRDDGTVLKFDTNACVLIDDKNNPRGTRIFGPVAREVRDRDFLKIASLAPEVI, from the coding sequence ATGATTCAACAAGAAACGCAGCTCAAAGTAGCCGACAATTCAGGTGCAAAGCGCGTCAAATGCTTTAAAGTATTAGGTGGTTCTAAACGCCGTTATGCGCATGTGGGTGACATTATCGTTTGCTCAGTACAAGAAGCTGAACCAGAAGGCGGAGCCAAAAAAGGCGATGTAGTAAAAGCAGTTATTGTCAGAACGGCTGCACCTATTAAAAGAGATGATGGAACGGTTTTGAAATTCGATACGAATGCTTGTGTATTGATCGATGACAAAAACAATCCACGTGGTACACGTATTTTTGGACCCGTAGCTCGTGAAGTACGCGATAGAGATTTTCTCAAAATTGCCTCACTGGCACCAGAAGTGATTTAA
- the rpmC gene encoding 50S ribosomal protein L29, translating to MKKAKDFRDQSLEDLEANCKDARRDLFNLINEMKQSNKVEKPHLVRHKKREIALLLTVINEKKRLA from the coding sequence ATGAAAAAAGCTAAAGATTTTAGAGATCAATCGTTAGAAGATTTAGAAGCCAATTGTAAGGATGCACGTAGAGATCTTTTTAACCTTATAAATGAAATGAAGCAATCTAACAAAGTAGAAAAGCCTCATTTAGTACGCCATAAAAAAAGGGAAATAGCCCTCTTGCTGACTGTCATCAACGAAAAAAAGCGGTTAGCATAA
- the rplF gene encoding 50S ribosomal protein L6, which produces MSRKGKAPIPLIKGIEVKLEDSTLTVKGPKGTLTREIISGIEVVIENDHLQVNLTAGHEKMSNYHGLYRSLINNMVVGLSQGFTKKLEMIGVGYRAVVQGQLLDLQVGYSHPTKLTIPEGLQVAVEKNTTIVISGSDPQQIGQFAAQVRAIRPPEPYQGKGIRYAGEYVRKKAGKSASAKK; this is translated from the coding sequence ATGTCTCGTAAAGGAAAAGCACCAATTCCCTTGATAAAAGGTATAGAAGTTAAGCTTGAAGATTCTACCCTAACCGTTAAAGGCCCTAAAGGAACTCTGACCCGCGAAATCATCTCCGGTATTGAGGTGGTCATTGAAAACGATCATCTCCAAGTTAATTTGACCGCAGGGCATGAAAAAATGAGTAATTACCATGGGCTCTATCGATCCCTTATCAATAACATGGTGGTAGGCTTATCGCAAGGTTTTACTAAAAAGTTAGAAATGATCGGTGTAGGTTACAGAGCGGTAGTGCAGGGTCAATTATTAGATTTACAAGTTGGTTATTCACATCCTACTAAATTGACAATACCTGAGGGTTTGCAAGTAGCTGTAGAGAAAAATACGACGATTGTAATTTCAGGTTCTGACCCTCAGCAAATTGGACAGTTTGCTGCACAGGTTCGTGCGATCAGGCCTCCAGAACCCTATCAAGGTAAAGGTATTCGTTATGCAGGCGAGTATGTCCGTAAAAAAGCTGGTAAGTCGGCTTCTGCGAAAAAATAA
- the rplR gene encoding 50S ribosomal protein L18: MINITKKRHKLRIKRALRVRKKIHGTSEKPRLCVVKTNKHIQVQLIDDDNHVTIGSAATFSNEFKNTEFARKNKLSAAKLGEKIAQIAQKNNIKEIVFDRGPFKYHGILAALAEAARSAGLQF; encoded by the coding sequence ATGATTAATATAACCAAAAAAAGACATAAATTACGCATTAAACGTGCATTAAGAGTACGTAAAAAGATTCATGGTACGAGTGAGAAGCCACGTTTATGTGTAGTGAAAACAAATAAGCATATTCAAGTGCAACTTATTGATGATGATAACCATGTTACCATCGGTAGTGCTGCAACTTTTTCAAATGAATTTAAGAATACTGAATTCGCTAGAAAAAATAAACTTTCAGCTGCTAAACTTGGCGAGAAAATTGCGCAAATTGCACAAAAAAATAATATAAAAGAAATCGTCTTCGATAGAGGACCATTCAAGTATCACGGAATTTTAGCCGCCCTTGCTGAAGCAGCAAGATCAGCTGGGCTTCAATTCTAA
- the rpsE gene encoding 30S ribosomal protein S5: MAKSNDNPKKERTNSEFNEKVLYINRCSKVVKGGRKFSFSALILVGDGKGRIGYGFAKANELTDAIRKGGESARKNMITFASEGTSVPHEVLVNWDGAAILLKPAPAGSGVIAGSKVRAVLELAGLKDVMAKSVGSNNPINQVRATFKALSQLKKREQIKQMRGQG, translated from the coding sequence ATGGCAAAAAGTAATGACAATCCCAAAAAAGAAAGAACTAATTCTGAATTTAACGAGAAAGTTCTTTATATTAACCGCTGCTCCAAAGTAGTAAAAGGTGGACGCAAGTTTAGCTTCTCAGCTTTAATTCTAGTGGGCGATGGAAAAGGCCGCATTGGTTATGGCTTTGCTAAAGCCAATGAATTAACTGATGCCATTCGTAAAGGTGGAGAGTCTGCTCGCAAGAACATGATCACCTTTGCTAGTGAGGGGACTTCAGTACCTCACGAGGTTTTGGTCAACTGGGATGGCGCTGCTATTTTACTTAAGCCTGCGCCGGCTGGTTCAGGAGTAATTGCTGGATCTAAAGTACGAGCTGTGCTTGAATTAGCAGGTCTTAAAGATGTGATGGCAAAAAGTGTTGGTTCTAACAACCCAATTAATCAGGTACGTGCAACCTTCAAAGCTTTGTCCCAATTGAAAAAACGTGAGCAAATTAAACAGATGAGAGGTCAAGGATGA
- the rpsQ gene encoding 30S ribosomal protein S17 has protein sequence MEERGNRKEKKGIVVSNKMTKTLVVKIERRLRDPVYGKVTKRNKKVFAHNEGRPYEIGEQVTIVETRPLSKLKRWRVVA, from the coding sequence ATGGAAGAAAGAGGAAATCGTAAAGAGAAAAAAGGTATTGTAGTCTCTAATAAAATGACTAAGACTTTAGTCGTCAAGATTGAAAGAAGGCTGCGAGATCCTGTATATGGCAAAGTGACTAAAAGAAATAAGAAAGTCTTTGCCCATAATGAAGGGCGGCCTTATGAAATAGGCGAACAGGTTACTATTGTGGAGACAAGGCCACTATCAAAATTAAAAAGATGGCGTGTTGTCGCCTAG